In the genome of Candidatus Methylomirabilota bacterium, the window GGACGACCACCGGGAACCTCACCAATGTGAAGAACAACGCCAAGTTCGAGTTCGGCGTGGCGATGCTGCCCGCGGGCAAGCGCCGCGGCTCGCCCACCGGCGGCGGCAACTTCCACATCTTCAAGAAGAGCACGCCCGCGCAGCAGGCCGCCTCGCTCAAGTTCATCAAGTGGGTCACCTCGCCGCCGCGGGCCGCCCAGTGGGGCATCGACACCGGCTACGTGGCGGTGCGGCCGGACGCGTGGGAGACCCCGGCGATGAAGCAGTACGTGGCCGGCTTCCCGGCCGCCGCGGTGGCCCGCGATCAGCTCCAGTACGCGGTGGCCGAGCTGTCCACCCACGACAACCAGCGCGTGACCAAGGCGCTCAACGACGGCCTGCAAGCTGCGCTCACCGGGTCCAAGACGCCAGAGCAGGCCATGAAAGACGCCCAGCGCGAAGCCGAACGCATCCTCCGCCCCTACCGCCGGTAGCGCGAGCGCTCCAGGGCCTGCACGTGCACCGGACGGACCCGGCGAGCGGGGGGCGGCGGGGGCCCTCCCGGGAACCGTGTCTTCTGCGCGTTGCCGAAGTCGCGAGTCTCCGTCTCGTGGCCCGCCCTGAATGCCGGCACCGGGTCGCGAGTCAGCGTGTTCCCGGGAGGGCCCCCGCCGCCCCCCGCCCGCCGGCTCCGTCCGTCGCAGACGGCAAGGCGGACGACGTCCGCCAACGGAGCGGGGAGTGAGCGCTTCGGGGTGGCGCGTGCACGTGCAGGGGTGGCTGCTGCTGTTGCCGGCGGCGGTTCTGCTGGTGGCGTTCACGCACTTTCCGGTTGCGGCGACGCTCTATCACAGCTTTCTGTCCAACCCGAAGCCGGGGCGGGCGGCGGTGTGGGTGGGGGCCGACAACTACCGGGCGATGGTGGAGGACCCGGTGTTCTGGCAAGTGCTGGGCAACAACGCGTGGTTCGCCCTCGGCACCATTCCGCTGTCGATCGGGCTGGCGATGCTGATGGCGGTGTGGGTGAACGGGCGCATCCCGGGCCGCTCGTTCTTGCGCCTGTCCTTCTTCACCCCCACCGTGCTGCCGATGATCGCGGTGGCCAACATCTGGCTCTTCTTCTACACGCCGGGCTACGGCCTGCTCGAGCAGGTGACCGGGCTGCTGGGCCTGCCGAGCCACAACTGGCTCGGCAGCCGGAACACCGCGCTCGGCTGCCTGGTGGTGGTGACGGTGTGGAAGGAGGCCGGCTTCTTCATGATCTTCTACCTGGCCGCGCTGCAGTCGCTGTCGCCGCATCTGGGCGAGGCCGCGGCGCTCATGGGCGCGAGCCCATGGTACGTCTTCCGTCGCGTGACCTTCCCGCTGCTGATGCCGACCACGCTGTTCGTGCTCGTCAACGCGGTGATCAATTCGTTCCGGCTCGTGGACCACATCGTGGTGATGACCAGGGGCGGGCCGGACAACGCCACCGCCCTGCTGCTCTACTACATCTACGACGTGGGCTTCAAGTTCTGGGATCAGGCCTACGCGGCCGCGCTCACCCTGGTGCTGCTGGTCATTCTCGCCGCGATGGCGCTGGGCCAGTTCGTGCTGCTGGATCGGCGGGTGCACTATCAATGAGCGATCCACGATGACGCCCGGCCGCGCGCTGGAGACGGCGGGGGCGTGGCTGCTCGGCCTCCTGTGGGCGCTGCCGCTCGCCTACGCGGTGTGGACCGCCTTCCACCCTGCCGAGTTCTCGACCCGGTTCGTGCTCGCAGCACCGCTCACGCTGGAGAACTTCGCCAAGGCGTGGGCGGCCGCGCCGTTCGCCCGCTACTTCGTCAACACCACGCTGCTGGTGACGATGATCCTGGCCGCCCAGCTCGTGCTGTGCACGCTGGCCGCCTACGCCTTCGCGCGCTTCGCCTTCGCGGGGCGGTCGATCGCGTTCCTGCTCGTGCTGGTGCAGCTGATGATCATGCCCGACGTGCTGATCGTGGAGAACTACCGGACCATGAGCCGGCTCGGCCTCCTCGACACCCTCGGGGCCATCGGGCTGCCCTACATGGCCTCGGCGTTCGGCATCTTCCTGCTCCGCCAGACGTTCAAGACGGTGCCGAAGGAGCTGGACGAGGCGGCGCGGGTGGAAGGGGCCGGGGCGCTGGAGACGCTCTGGCGCGTGTACGTTCCGCTGGCCCGGCCGGTCTACATCGCCTACGGGCTGGTCTCGATCAGCTACCACTGGAACAACTTCCTGTGGCCGCTGATCGTGACCAACTCGGTGCAGTCCCGGCCGCTGACGGTGGGGCTGCAGGTCTTCTCCTCGGGCGATCAGGGGGTGGACTGGTCGATCATCACCGCGGCCACCTTGATGACGTCGGGGCCGCTGCTGATCGCGTTCCTGCTCTTCCAGCGTCAGTTCGTGCAGAGCTTCATGCGCGCCGGCATCCGCTGAGCGCCGGGGCCGACCGCGCGGACCGGGCCACCGCGCGGCACGTCACGGCCGCATCAGGATCTCGACGGCGCGCGCCACGTCGGAGCTCTGCAGGCCGCGCCCCGGATTCGTCAGCAGCAGGCGGGAGCGCAGCGGGCCCATGCCCGGATGGTCGTCCACGATCAAGTAGCCGGCCACGGTGTGCTCCGCGAGCCAGGCGGCGATCTCGTCGCCGCGGTCGGTGCCGGGGGCGCCCCGCGGAGTCTTGTCGATGACCGAGCCGGTGAATCCGGCGGCCTCGAGCAGGGCTTGCAGCTCGTCCACGGTCCGGCCGTGACGCCATGTGGAGGACACCACGATGTCCGCGCTCGCCTCCGCCACGATCTCGTTCAGGACCCGGACACAGGCGGGCTCGAGATCCTCGTAGCGATCCCAGCGGCGGACCGGGGCGAGAACCCCGTCGATGTCGAGGAAGATCACCCGACGGGTCACGCCGGGGACGAGGCTCCCCGCGGCCAGACCGGCCTCGCCAGATCGGAGAGCCGGCCCACGCCGAGCCCGGCCGCCGGCCTCACGGGGCGGTATACGCGGTCTTCACCGTGGTGTAGAACTCGGCGGCGTACCGTCCCTGCTCGCGCGGTCCGTACGACGACGCCTTCCGGCCCCCGAAAGGCACGTGGTAGTCCACCCCCGCGGTGGGCAGGTTGACCATCACCATGCCGGCCTGGGAGTTCCGCTTGAAGTGCGACGCGTGCTTGAGCGACGTGGTGACCACTCCCGACGAGAGGCCGAAGGGAGTGTCGTTGGCCACCGCCAGCGCCTCGTCGTAGTCGCGCACGCGAATCACGCTGGCCACCGGGCCGAAGATCTCCTCGCGGTTGATGCGCATCGCGTTGGTGGACTCCGTGAAGAGCGCGGGAGAGAGGTAGAAGCCGCGCGCGTCGCGCTTGAGGGTCTCGCCGCCCCACGCCAGCCGCGCGCCCTCCTTCCGGCCGACTTCCAGGTAGCGGAGGTCCTGGTCGAGCTGGCTCTGGTCCACCACCGGCCCGATGTCGGTGCCCTCCCGCAGGGCGTCGTCCACCTTCAGCGCCTTGAGGCGCTCCACCATCGCGGCCACGAAGCGGTCGTGGATGCCCTGGGTCACGATGAAGCGGCTCGAGGCGGTGCACCGCTGGCCGGTCGAGAAGTACGCGCCCTGGATGGCGCAGTTGACCGCCACGCCGAGGTCGGCGTCGTCGAGGATCACCAGTGGATTCTTGCCGCCCATCTCGAGCTGCACCTTGCCCATGCGCCCGACGACCTTCTGGGCGACCGCCCGTCCGGTCTCGACCGAGCCGGTGAAGCTGACCCCGGCCACGTCGGGTGAAGACAGGATGGCCTCGCCGACGACCGCGCCGCGTCCCATCACCAGGTTGAAGACACCGGCGGGCAGGCCG includes:
- a CDS encoding carbohydrate ABC transporter permease, encoding MTPGRALETAGAWLLGLLWALPLAYAVWTAFHPAEFSTRFVLAAPLTLENFAKAWAAAPFARYFVNTTLLVTMILAAQLVLCTLAAYAFARFAFAGRSIAFLLVLVQLMIMPDVLIVENYRTMSRLGLLDTLGAIGLPYMASAFGIFLLRQTFKTVPKELDEAARVEGAGALETLWRVYVPLARPVYIAYGLVSISYHWNNFLWPLIVTNSVQSRPLTVGLQVFSSGDQGVDWSIITAATLMTSGPLLIAFLLFQRQFVQSFMRAGIR
- a CDS encoding aldehyde dehydrogenase family protein — translated: MTAHGNLVAGEWVSGVETNRNLNPSNLDDVVGEYARADAAQAGRAIAAAVAGAPAWARGNLQERADALDRIGDAILERKTDLGTLLSREEGKTRPEGIGEAARAGYIFKFFAGEVVRLTGEQLPSVRPGVTVEITREPLGVVGIITPWNFPLAIPAWKIAPALAYGNCVVFKPADLVPGCGWALADIISQAGLPAGVFNLVMGRGAVVGEAILSSPDVAGVSFTGSVETGRAVAQKVVGRMGKVQLEMGGKNPLVILDDADLGVAVNCAIQGAYFSTGQRCTASSRFIVTQGIHDRFVAAMVERLKALKVDDALREGTDIGPVVDQSQLDQDLRYLEVGRKEGARLAWGGETLKRDARGFYLSPALFTESTNAMRINREEIFGPVASVIRVRDYDEALAVANDTPFGLSSGVVTTSLKHASHFKRNSQAGMVMVNLPTAGVDYHVPFGGRKASSYGPREQGRYAAEFYTTVKTAYTAP
- a CDS encoding HAD domain-containing protein; this translates as MTRRVIFLDIDGVLAPVRRWDRYEDLEPACVRVLNEIVAEASADIVVSSTWRHGRTVDELQALLEAAGFTGSVIDKTPRGAPGTDRGDEIAAWLAEHTVAGYLIVDDHPGMGPLRSRLLLTNPGRGLQSSDVARAVEILMRP
- a CDS encoding sugar ABC transporter permease: MSASGWRVHVQGWLLLLPAAVLLVAFTHFPVAATLYHSFLSNPKPGRAAVWVGADNYRAMVEDPVFWQVLGNNAWFALGTIPLSIGLAMLMAVWVNGRIPGRSFLRLSFFTPTVLPMIAVANIWLFFYTPGYGLLEQVTGLLGLPSHNWLGSRNTALGCLVVVTVWKEAGFFMIFYLAALQSLSPHLGEAAALMGASPWYVFRRVTFPLLMPTTLFVLVNAVINSFRLVDHIVVMTRGGPDNATALLLYYIYDVGFKFWDQAYAAALTLVLLVILAAMALGQFVLLDRRVHYQ